A single region of the Malus sylvestris chromosome 8, drMalSylv7.2, whole genome shotgun sequence genome encodes:
- the LOC126633531 gene encoding V-type proton ATPase 16 kDa proteolipid subunit-like, giving the protein MSSTTFSGDETAPFFGFLGAAAALVFSCMGAAYGTAKSGVGVASMGVMRPELVMKSIVPVVMAGVLGIYGLIIAVIISTGINPKAKPYYLFDGYAHLSSGLACGLAGLSAGMAIGIVGDAGVRANAQQPKLFVGMILILIFAEALALYGLIVGIILSSRSGQSRAD; this is encoded by the exons ATGTCTTCTACAACCTTCAGCGGCGATGAAACGGCACCGTTCTTCGGGTTCCTCGGCGCCGCCGCGGCCCTCGTCTTCTCCT GCATGGGAGCTGCGTACGGGACGGCGAAGAGCGGAGTAGGAGTGGCGTCGATGGGTGTGATGAGGCCGGAGCTGGTGATGAAGTCGATCGTGCCGGTGGTTATGGCGGGAGTGTTGGGTATTTACGGACTTATCATCGCCGTTATCATCAGTACCGGTATCAATCCCAAGGCCAAACCCTATTACCTTTTCGATGGCTATGCTCATCTTTCCTCTGGTCTAGCTTGTGGCCTTGCTGGTCTCTCTGCCGGTATGGCTATCGGCATTGTCGGTGATGCCGGTGTTAG AGCCAATGCACAACAGCCAAAGCTTTTCGTTGGGATGATCCTCATTCTCATTTTTGCTGAAGCGCTTGCTCTGTACGGTCTGATTGTTGGTATCATTCTCTCTTCCCGATCGGGGCAGTCAAGAGCTGACTAG